The following proteins are encoded in a genomic region of Catellatospora sp. TT07R-123:
- a CDS encoding gamma-glutamyltransferase: MRVPAGVAAGHPATAEIGLRILQMGGSAADAAVAAVFAACVGETVFTGLSGGGFATYFEASTGRVSCLDFFVAMPGLDADRKSGPMRPISVAFGEVPLPYEIGGASVAVPGVPAGCGEIHARWGVLPWSEIVAPAVELAHTGTPIPEAHAVTLPSLLEAMLLDQGLPAYAPGGRLLRGGEMLYHAGLADALTMIASDGPSACYTGKIGASIVEAVRADGGALGPLDLASYRVLDREVAGAPLGGRTVLGRADLNRVIDTIRSLPADLAELDRGGRAVALADALDVRRRLDKLGNTTNVTAVDEAGNACVVTTTLGLGSGIWLPGLGIHLNSMLGEGELIAGDLAPGERMGSMMCPLIVLDRGNLQLALGSAGGSRIRSALLNTLVGVLIEELDVAAAVTAARLHPLDEVVHVEPGYPADAADALTAAGYTVNRWPSLNHYFGGVSAIGLSGAAADPRRSGTALLL, from the coding sequence ATGCGGGTACCTGCCGGTGTGGCAGCGGGCCATCCGGCTACCGCTGAAATAGGCCTTCGGATACTCCAGATGGGCGGATCGGCCGCCGACGCGGCGGTCGCCGCGGTCTTCGCCGCCTGCGTGGGAGAGACCGTTTTCACTGGCCTGAGCGGTGGCGGCTTCGCCACATACTTCGAAGCTTCGACAGGGCGGGTTTCCTGCCTTGATTTCTTCGTCGCAATGCCTGGTTTGGATGCGGATCGTAAGTCAGGGCCGATGCGGCCGATCTCGGTCGCCTTCGGGGAGGTGCCGCTGCCGTACGAGATCGGCGGAGCGTCCGTCGCGGTGCCCGGCGTGCCCGCCGGGTGTGGCGAGATTCACGCCCGCTGGGGCGTGCTGCCCTGGTCCGAGATCGTCGCGCCCGCGGTCGAACTGGCGCACACCGGGACGCCGATCCCCGAGGCGCACGCCGTCACGCTGCCGTCGCTGCTGGAGGCGATGCTGCTCGACCAGGGCCTGCCCGCGTACGCCCCCGGCGGGCGGCTGCTGCGCGGCGGCGAGATGCTCTACCACGCCGGGCTGGCCGACGCGCTGACCATGATCGCCTCGGACGGCCCGTCCGCCTGCTACACCGGCAAGATCGGCGCGAGCATCGTCGAGGCGGTCCGCGCCGACGGCGGCGCGCTCGGACCGCTGGACCTCGCGTCATACCGCGTGCTCGACCGCGAGGTGGCCGGGGCGCCGCTCGGCGGGCGCACCGTGCTCGGCCGCGCCGACCTCAACCGCGTCATCGACACCATCCGCTCACTACCCGCCGACCTGGCCGAACTCGACCGCGGCGGCCGCGCCGTCGCCCTGGCCGACGCCCTCGACGTGCGCCGGCGACTGGACAAGCTCGGCAACACCACCAACGTCACCGCCGTCGACGAGGCGGGCAACGCCTGCGTCGTCACCACCACGCTCGGGCTCGGCTCCGGCATCTGGCTGCCCGGCCTCGGCATCCACCTCAACTCGATGCTCGGCGAGGGCGAGCTGATCGCGGGCGATCTCGCGCCCGGCGAGCGGATGGGCTCGATGATGTGCCCGCTGATCGTGCTCGACCGGGGGAACCTGCAACTCGCGCTGGGCTCGGCGGGCGGCTCGCGGATCCGGTCGGCGCTGCTGAACACGCTGGTGGGCGTACTGATCGAGGAGCTGGACGTGGCTGCCGCCGTGACCGCGGCCCGGCTGCACCCGCTCGACGAGGTCGTCCACGTCGAACCGGGGTACCCGGCCGACGCCGCCGACGCCCTCACCGCCGCCGGCTACACCGTCAACCGCTGGCCGTCCCTCAACCACTACTTCGGCGGGGTGTCCGCCATCGGCCTGTCCGGCGCCGCCGCCGACCCCCGCCGCAGCGGAACAGCCCTCCTCCTCTAA
- a CDS encoding MGMT family protein, whose protein sequence is MTPEEYTEAVLRLVEQIPPGRVMTYGAVADALADESGRNSARRVGTIMARHGGGVPWHRVVGAGGRLPPGHENEARRRLQAEGVTFRGAHVAATHIN, encoded by the coding sequence ATGACGCCCGAGGAGTACACCGAAGCCGTGCTGCGCCTGGTGGAGCAGATTCCACCTGGACGGGTGATGACCTACGGGGCGGTGGCGGACGCTCTGGCCGACGAGTCCGGCCGCAACTCGGCCCGCCGGGTCGGCACGATCATGGCCCGCCACGGCGGCGGGGTGCCCTGGCACCGTGTCGTCGGGGCGGGCGGCCGTCTGCCTCCGGGGCACGAGAACGAGGCCCGCCGCCGCCTCCAGGCGGAGGGCGTCACCTTCCGCGGCGCCCACGTCGCCGCCACCCACATCAACTGA
- the proB gene encoding glutamate 5-kinase, giving the protein MRDVVTRSKRVVVKVGSSSLTTAAGGLDPDRLGALVAAVAAAERPGGARREVVLVSSGAIAAGLAPLGLARRPRDLATQQAAASVGQGRLMHAYTEEFGRHGRTVGQVLLTVDDVTRRAHYRNAYRTLRKLLDMNAVPIINENDTVATEEIRFGDNDRLAALVAALVQADLLVLLSDVDALYTGHPSHPDSRRIDEVTDFARLRSVDVSGAGSAGVGTGGMVTKVEAARIASDAGIPVVLTAAPMAAAALSGESVGTLFHAAGVRATARLHWLAHATTARGRLHLDPGAVSAVVERRASLLPAGITAVDGAFTAGDPVDLVDSGGRPVARGLVNYDALELPGLLGRSTGELAATLGPAYEREVVHRDDLVLLQA; this is encoded by the coding sequence ATGCGGGACGTGGTCACGCGGAGTAAGCGCGTGGTGGTGAAGGTGGGGTCGTCGTCACTGACGACGGCTGCCGGGGGGTTGGACCCCGACAGGCTCGGGGCGCTGGTGGCGGCGGTGGCCGCGGCCGAGCGGCCGGGCGGGGCGCGGCGGGAGGTCGTGCTGGTGTCGTCCGGGGCGATCGCGGCGGGGCTGGCGCCGCTGGGGCTGGCCCGGCGACCGCGGGACCTGGCCACGCAGCAGGCTGCGGCCAGCGTGGGCCAGGGACGGCTGATGCACGCGTACACGGAGGAGTTCGGGCGGCACGGGCGCACCGTCGGCCAGGTGCTGCTGACCGTCGACGACGTGACCCGGCGGGCGCACTACCGCAACGCGTACCGGACGCTGCGCAAGCTGCTCGACATGAACGCCGTCCCGATCATCAACGAGAACGACACGGTCGCCACCGAGGAGATCCGGTTCGGCGACAACGACCGGCTCGCCGCCCTGGTGGCCGCGCTGGTGCAGGCCGACCTGCTGGTGCTGCTGTCCGACGTCGACGCGCTGTACACCGGCCACCCCTCGCACCCGGACTCGCGGCGGATCGACGAGGTCACCGACTTCGCGCGGCTGCGGTCGGTCGACGTGAGCGGCGCGGGCAGCGCCGGGGTGGGCACCGGCGGCATGGTGACCAAGGTCGAGGCGGCCCGGATCGCCAGCGACGCGGGCATCCCGGTGGTGCTCACGGCCGCGCCCATGGCCGCCGCGGCCCTGTCCGGCGAGTCGGTGGGCACGCTCTTCCACGCCGCGGGGGTACGGGCCACCGCCCGCCTGCACTGGCTGGCCCACGCCACCACGGCGCGCGGCCGCCTGCACCTGGACCCGGGCGCGGTCTCCGCCGTCGTGGAGCGCCGCGCCTCGCTGCTGCCGGCCGGGATCACCGCCGTCGACGGCGCGTTCACCGCGGGCGACCCGGTCGACCTGGTGGACTCCGGCGGCCGCCCGGTCGCCCGGGGACTGGTCAACTACGACGCCCTCGAACTGCCGGGCCTGCTGGGCCGCTCCACCGGTGAGCTGGCCGCGACGCTCGGTCCCGCCTACGAGCGCGAGGTCGTCCACCGCGACGACCTCGTCCTGCTCCAGGCGTGA
- a CDS encoding glutamate-5-semialdehyde dehydrogenase: protein MSVIEQAGRAREAATVLATASRAVKDAALLVMAEALSSRTAEILAANELDVAAAREQGTPESTVDRLALNASRLAGMAEGLRQIAGLPDPVGEVVRGGTLPNGLQVRQLRVPFGVVGIIYEARPNVTADAAGLTLKSGNAVLLRGSGSAARSNAAIVAVLRDALAAAGLPADAVQLVDSSTRDTVKELMRARGLVDVLIPRGGASLIRTVVEESSVPVIETGVGNCHIYVDESADLDMALNILLNAKVQRPSVCNSAESLLVHAAVADAFLPRALAALRGHGVTVHGSPEVAAYDGTVVPATEEDWGTEYLALELSARVVPSLDEAVAHIRRYGSGHSEAIITTSLPAANRFTAHVDAAAVLVNASTRFVDGGELGFGAEIGISTQKLHARGPMGLPELTSTKFVITGEGQVRG, encoded by the coding sequence ATGAGTGTGATCGAGCAGGCGGGGCGGGCCCGGGAGGCCGCCACGGTGCTGGCGACGGCGTCGCGGGCGGTGAAGGACGCGGCGCTGCTGGTGATGGCCGAGGCGCTGTCGTCGCGTACCGCCGAGATCCTGGCGGCGAACGAGCTGGACGTGGCCGCGGCGCGCGAGCAGGGCACGCCCGAGTCGACCGTGGACCGGCTGGCGCTGAACGCGTCGCGGCTGGCCGGGATGGCCGAGGGCCTGCGCCAGATCGCGGGCCTGCCGGACCCGGTCGGCGAGGTGGTCCGGGGCGGGACGCTGCCCAACGGGCTCCAGGTGCGCCAGCTGCGGGTGCCGTTCGGCGTGGTCGGCATCATCTACGAGGCGCGGCCGAACGTCACCGCCGACGCCGCCGGGCTGACCCTGAAGTCGGGCAACGCGGTGCTGCTGCGCGGCTCGGGTTCGGCGGCCCGCTCCAACGCGGCGATCGTGGCGGTGCTGCGCGACGCGCTGGCCGCCGCCGGCCTGCCCGCCGACGCGGTGCAGCTGGTCGACTCGTCGACCCGGGACACGGTCAAGGAGCTGATGCGCGCCCGCGGCCTGGTCGACGTGCTGATCCCGCGCGGCGGCGCGTCGCTGATCCGCACCGTGGTCGAGGAGTCGTCGGTGCCGGTGATCGAGACCGGGGTCGGCAACTGCCACATCTACGTCGACGAGTCGGCCGACCTGGACATGGCGCTGAACATCCTGCTCAACGCGAAGGTGCAGCGGCCGTCGGTGTGCAACTCGGCCGAGTCGCTGCTGGTGCACGCGGCGGTGGCCGACGCGTTCCTGCCCCGGGCGCTGGCGGCGCTGCGCGGGCACGGCGTGACGGTGCACGGTTCACCGGAGGTCGCCGCGTACGACGGCACCGTCGTGCCCGCGACCGAGGAGGACTGGGGCACCGAGTACCTGGCGCTGGAGCTGTCGGCGCGCGTGGTGCCGTCGCTGGACGAGGCGGTGGCGCACATCCGCCGCTACGGCTCGGGCCACTCCGAGGCGATCATCACGACCTCGCTGCCGGCCGCGAACCGCTTCACCGCGCACGTGGACGCGGCCGCCGTGCTGGTCAACGCCTCGACCCGGTTCGTCGACGGCGGCGAGCTCGGCTTCGGCGCCGAGATCGGCATCTCGACGCAGAAGCTGCACGCGCGCGGCCCGATGGGCCTGCCGGAGCTGACCAGCACCAAGTTCGTGATCACCGGCGAGGGGCAGGTGCGCGGCTAG
- a CDS encoding prenyltransferase/squalene oxidase repeat-containing protein: MGHVPSMTVVDLDAAIGFVVKKGDPVDRARLSYLRTGVMPSDDVVSAMEAGQLPSGGWPTSQRGKIASIDVTCYRIDQLDDLGALGRPAAQRALDWLGGRQAPDGSWQEVKELAPEAPEWAQPGDPEATLYMTATATFWLTVFGLDFRATLPYGDNTPIPYADSAARGADFIKNSLNADGTWPSYLMTGWLGAAVMYRQDMYYEAARMQSVLGERLPRMAPVDAAAMAATMRRVGVSADDWTMIAAKKRLAETQRTDGGWDSEQGDAFDVHLTLNVIRAIR; this comes from the coding sequence ATGGGACACGTACCCTCGATGACCGTGGTGGATCTCGACGCGGCAATCGGTTTCGTGGTGAAGAAGGGTGACCCGGTGGACCGGGCACGCCTGTCGTACCTGCGTACCGGGGTCATGCCGAGTGATGACGTCGTCTCGGCCATGGAAGCCGGTCAACTTCCCAGTGGCGGCTGGCCGACCTCGCAGCGCGGGAAGATCGCCTCGATCGACGTCACCTGCTACCGGATCGACCAGCTGGACGACCTCGGCGCCCTCGGGCGTCCGGCGGCCCAGCGCGCGCTGGACTGGCTGGGCGGCCGCCAGGCACCCGACGGCAGCTGGCAGGAGGTCAAGGAGCTGGCGCCCGAGGCCCCCGAGTGGGCGCAGCCGGGTGACCCCGAGGCCACCCTGTACATGACCGCGACGGCCACCTTCTGGCTGACCGTGTTCGGCCTCGACTTCCGGGCCACCCTGCCCTACGGCGACAACACGCCCATCCCGTACGCGGACTCCGCCGCGCGCGGCGCCGACTTCATCAAGAACAGCCTCAACGCCGACGGCACCTGGCCGTCGTACCTGATGACGGGCTGGCTGGGCGCCGCGGTGATGTACCGGCAGGACATGTACTACGAGGCCGCCCGGATGCAGTCGGTGCTCGGCGAGCGGCTGCCCCGGATGGCGCCGGTCGACGCGGCCGCGATGGCCGCCACGATGCGCCGGGTCGGCGTCTCCGCCGACGACTGGACCATGATCGCGGCGAAGAAGCGGCTGGCCGAGACGCAGCGCACCGACGGCGGCTGGGACTCCGAACAGGGTGACGCGTTCGACGTGCACCTCACCCTGAACGTCATCCGCGCGATCCGCTAG
- the moeZ gene encoding adenylyltransferase/sulfurtransferase MoeZ encodes MSLPPLVEPAESLSVDEIRRYSRHLIIPDVGVAGQKRLKNAKVLCVGAGGLGSPALMYLAAAGVGTLGIVEFDTVDESNLQRQIIHGQSDIGRPKAESAAASIREINPYVNVVIHNTAVDRDNVFDIFSQYDLIVDGTDNFATRYLVNDAAVLLGKPYVWGSIYRFDGQASVFWAEHGPCYRCLYPEPPPPGMVPSCAEGGVLGVLCASIGSIQVTEAIKLLTGTGEPLVGSLIVYDALEMTYRKIRVRKDPSCVLCGENPTVTALLEDYEDFCGAVSVEAQEAVVDATITARELKEWQDAEKDFLLVDVREPAEFEIVRIPGSVLIPKGEILSGEALAKLPQDKQIVLHCKSGVRSAEALAALKAAGFKDAVHVQGGVLAWVKTVDPSLPGY; translated from the coding sequence ATGTCATTGCCGCCGCTGGTGGAACCCGCCGAGTCGCTCTCGGTGGACGAGATCCGCCGCTACAGCCGTCACCTGATCATCCCGGACGTCGGGGTTGCCGGGCAGAAGCGGCTCAAGAACGCCAAGGTGCTCTGCGTCGGTGCCGGGGGCCTCGGCTCGCCCGCGCTGATGTACCTGGCCGCCGCGGGTGTGGGGACGCTGGGCATCGTCGAGTTCGACACCGTCGACGAGTCCAACCTGCAGCGCCAGATCATCCACGGCCAGTCGGACATCGGCCGCCCCAAGGCCGAGTCGGCCGCGGCCAGCATCCGCGAGATCAACCCGTACGTCAACGTGGTGATCCACAACACCGCGGTCGACCGGGACAACGTCTTCGACATCTTCAGCCAGTACGACCTGATCGTCGACGGCACGGACAACTTCGCCACGCGCTACCTGGTCAACGACGCCGCGGTGCTGCTGGGCAAGCCGTACGTGTGGGGCTCGATCTACCGGTTCGACGGGCAGGCCAGCGTCTTCTGGGCCGAGCACGGCCCCTGCTACCGCTGCCTCTACCCCGAGCCGCCGCCGCCCGGCATGGTGCCGTCGTGCGCCGAGGGCGGCGTGCTGGGCGTGCTGTGCGCCAGCATCGGCTCGATCCAGGTGACCGAGGCGATCAAGCTGCTCACCGGCACCGGCGAGCCGCTGGTGGGCTCGCTGATCGTGTACGACGCGCTGGAGATGACGTACCGCAAGATCAGGGTCCGCAAGGACCCGTCCTGCGTGCTGTGCGGGGAGAACCCGACCGTCACCGCGCTGCTGGAGGACTACGAGGACTTCTGCGGTGCCGTCTCCGTCGAGGCGCAGGAGGCGGTGGTCGACGCGACCATCACCGCCCGCGAGCTCAAGGAGTGGCAGGACGCGGAGAAGGACTTCCTGCTGGTGGACGTCCGCGAGCCCGCCGAGTTCGAGATCGTCCGCATTCCGGGCAGCGTGCTCATCCCCAAGGGCGAGATCCTGTCCGGCGAGGCTCTGGCCAAGCTGCCGCAGGACAAGCAGATCGTGCTGCACTGCAAGTCGGGTGTCCGGTCGGCCGAGGCGCTCGCCGCGCTGAAGGCGGCCGGGTTCAAGGACGCGGTGCACGTCCAGGGCGGCGTGCTGGCCTGGGTGAAGACGGTCGACCCGAGCCTGCCCGGTTACTGA
- a CDS encoding DUF3152 domain-containing protein — translation MHSDLDTHPSRRSDGGPQTDDGAGFRARRRAQIRAARRRNMIIVLSLLGVVVGLVGIDLARGADGVLLDGPAATPAAAPGDGSPSGGPSAAPQPSGREESTQAPAPADPAGVPTAGTGKFAYVGGTGQPLGAKGTVRKFRVAVEQGTDQQANPFGGEVERILGDPRGWTAGGVYRFQRVAEKATAEFTVYLASAETSKKMCAAGGLYTDGFVSCRLPGQVIINLSRWLAGVPDYGAPLGDYRAFALNHEVGHQLGFGHEACPGEGQDAPVMQQQSTGLKGCKANAWPYRSGLLYRGPAIP, via the coding sequence ATGCACTCCGACCTGGACACCCATCCATCACGGCGGTCCGACGGCGGTCCGCAGACCGACGACGGCGCCGGGTTCCGCGCCCGGCGCCGGGCCCAGATCCGGGCCGCGCGGCGCCGCAACATGATCATCGTGCTGTCGCTGCTCGGCGTGGTGGTGGGCCTGGTCGGCATCGATCTGGCCCGCGGCGCGGACGGGGTGCTGCTCGACGGCCCCGCCGCCACCCCGGCGGCCGCCCCCGGTGACGGCTCCCCGTCGGGCGGTCCGTCGGCCGCGCCGCAGCCCTCCGGCCGCGAGGAGAGCACCCAGGCGCCCGCGCCCGCCGACCCGGCCGGCGTGCCCACCGCCGGCACCGGCAAGTTCGCCTACGTCGGCGGCACCGGCCAGCCGCTGGGCGCCAAGGGCACCGTGCGCAAGTTCCGCGTCGCCGTCGAGCAGGGCACCGACCAGCAGGCCAACCCGTTCGGCGGCGAGGTCGAGCGGATCCTGGGCGACCCGCGCGGCTGGACCGCGGGCGGGGTCTACCGGTTCCAGCGGGTCGCCGAGAAGGCCACCGCCGAGTTCACGGTGTACCTGGCCAGCGCGGAGACGTCGAAGAAGATGTGCGCGGCGGGCGGGCTTTACACCGACGGGTTCGTCTCCTGCCGCCTGCCCGGCCAGGTGATCATCAACCTGTCCCGCTGGCTGGCGGGGGTGCCCGACTACGGCGCCCCGCTGGGCGACTACCGGGCGTTCGCGCTCAACCACGAGGTCGGGCACCAGCTCGGGTTCGGGCACGAGGCCTGCCCGGGGGAGGGCCAGGACGCGCCGGTGATGCAGCAGCAGTCGACGGGGCTGAAGGGATGCAAGGCCAACGCGTGGCCGTACCGCAGCGGGTTGCTGTATCGAGGCCCCGCTATTCCCTGA
- a CDS encoding DUF3152 domain-containing protein encodes MRTAPSPRAARNREIDTTGVRASRAEAGRLARARMRQRRRRTAVLCLLVGAAALVGIDLLRGAPEPPPTRPVSATPVSPSAVASPSPAPSPSPAPEPVYQMDGPTPASGPGTWTYATTAGKVLGTAGSIKRFRVAAESNVAKDELPEFTRMIDETLGDPRSWIAGKQFRLQRVPSGSAYQFTVYLATGETTRKLCAQGGMDTRMNGGVSYTSCRLPGRVVINLNRWRGSVPDYIDNHIELHTYRNYVINHEVGHELGHYHEACPGPGKLAPTMQQQTLGLKGCVANPWPFVNGKRYAGPGIS; translated from the coding sequence ATGCGCACCGCCCCCTCGCCCCGTGCGGCCCGGAATCGGGAGATCGACACGACGGGCGTACGGGCGTCCAGGGCTGAGGCCGGGCGCCTGGCGCGGGCCCGGATGCGGCAGCGGCGACGCCGCACCGCCGTGCTGTGCCTGCTCGTCGGCGCGGCCGCCCTGGTCGGCATCGACCTGCTGCGCGGCGCGCCGGAGCCGCCGCCGACCCGCCCGGTCTCGGCCACGCCGGTCTCGCCGAGCGCGGTGGCGAGCCCGTCGCCCGCGCCCAGCCCGTCGCCCGCGCCGGAGCCGGTCTACCAGATGGACGGCCCGACGCCCGCCTCCGGGCCGGGGACCTGGACGTACGCGACCACCGCCGGGAAGGTGCTGGGCACCGCGGGCAGCATCAAGCGGTTCCGGGTGGCGGCGGAGTCCAACGTGGCCAAGGACGAGCTGCCCGAGTTCACCCGCATGATCGACGAGACGCTGGGCGACCCGCGCAGTTGGATCGCGGGCAAGCAGTTCCGGTTGCAGCGGGTGCCGTCGGGGTCGGCGTACCAGTTCACGGTCTATCTGGCGACCGGGGAGACGACCCGGAAGCTGTGCGCGCAGGGCGGCATGGACACCCGGATGAACGGCGGGGTCTCGTACACCTCGTGCCGCCTGCCCGGCCGGGTCGTCATCAACCTGAACCGCTGGCGCGGCTCGGTGCCGGACTACATCGACAACCACATCGAGCTGCACACCTACCGCAACTACGTGATCAATCACGAGGTCGGGCACGAGCTGGGCCACTACCACGAGGCGTGCCCGGGGCCGGGCAAGCTCGCCCCGACGATGCAGCAGCAGACGCTGGGCCTCAAGGGCTGCGTGGCCAACCCCTGGCCGTTCGTCAACGGCAAGCGCTACGCCGGACCCGGGATCTCCTGA
- a CDS encoding TetR/AcrR family transcriptional regulator: MTAATSGANPNGATATGRPTRLPRSARRKQLLAAAQDVFVAQGYHAAAMDDIAERAGVSKPVLYQHFPGKLELYLALLDTHCDAFAERIRSAMAATTDNKERVQGAMRAYFDFVSHESEAYRLVFESDLRHDPAVAERVDRMERMSVEAITATIMADTGVSRARAEVLAAGLSGAAQVSARWWLAAGRVIDQDEAEGLVAALSWRGISSFPLTGEH; this comes from the coding sequence ATGACCGCGGCCACCAGCGGGGCCAACCCGAACGGCGCCACAGCCACGGGCCGGCCGACCAGGCTGCCCCGGTCGGCACGACGTAAGCAGCTCCTTGCCGCTGCTCAGGACGTCTTCGTCGCCCAGGGCTACCACGCGGCGGCGATGGACGACATCGCCGAGCGCGCCGGCGTGTCCAAGCCCGTCCTGTACCAGCACTTCCCCGGCAAGCTGGAGCTCTACCTGGCGCTGCTGGACACGCACTGCGACGCGTTCGCCGAGCGCATCCGCTCGGCGATGGCCGCCACCACGGACAACAAGGAGCGCGTCCAGGGCGCCATGCGCGCCTACTTCGACTTCGTCTCGCACGAGAGTGAGGCGTACCGGCTGGTGTTCGAGTCGGATCTGCGCCACGACCCGGCGGTGGCCGAGCGGGTCGACCGGATGGAGCGGATGAGTGTCGAGGCCATAACCGCCACGATCATGGCGGACACCGGCGTCAGCCGGGCCCGCGCGGAGGTGCTCGCGGCCGGGCTCAGCGGCGCGGCCCAGGTCTCGGCGCGGTGGTGGCTGGCGGCAGGCCGTGTCATCGACCAGGACGAGGCCGAGGGCCTGGTCGCCGCGCTGTCCTGGCGCGGCATCAGCAGCTTCCCGCTCACCGGCGAGCACTGA
- a CDS encoding DUF3107 domain-containing protein produces the protein MEVKVGVQFAPRELVVDSAQTPAEVEKLVADALASDTRILTLVDEKGRRIIVPTDKLAYVEIAESTTRSVGFTR, from the coding sequence GTGGAGGTCAAGGTTGGTGTGCAGTTCGCCCCGCGTGAGCTGGTGGTGGACAGCGCGCAGACGCCCGCCGAGGTCGAGAAGCTGGTGGCCGACGCGCTCGCGTCGGACACCCGGATCCTGACCCTGGTGGACGAGAAGGGCCGTCGGATCATCGTGCCGACGGACAAGCTGGCATACGTCGAGATCGCCGAGTCGACCACGCGCAGCGTGGGCTTCACCCGCTGA
- a CDS encoding ferritin-like fold-containing protein: MAADAGVIDLLGMLAYGELLAFDRMAADARLAPDLRRQALLAQMAAAEIGNYRRLADRLTALGADPQDAMAPFTAALRTYHDNTEPADWAEALTKAYVGDGISDDFFREVARLVPAAALSDADRALVLDVLHHDDYAVFAAREIRASIAAEPVLADRLSMWARRLVGEALSQAQQVAQERTPLASLLLDGDDGEAVESLFGRLTSAHTTRMTAVGLNN; this comes from the coding sequence GTGGCGGCTGATGCTGGTGTGATCGATCTGCTGGGCATGCTCGCGTACGGCGAGCTGCTGGCCTTCGACCGGATGGCCGCCGACGCCCGGCTCGCACCCGACCTGCGCCGCCAGGCGCTGCTGGCGCAGATGGCGGCCGCCGAGATCGGCAACTACCGGCGGCTGGCCGACCGGCTGACCGCGCTGGGGGCAGACCCGCAGGACGCGATGGCCCCGTTCACGGCGGCGCTGCGGACGTACCACGACAACACCGAGCCCGCGGACTGGGCCGAGGCGCTGACCAAGGCGTACGTCGGGGACGGGATCAGCGACGACTTCTTCCGCGAGGTGGCCCGGCTGGTGCCCGCCGCGGCGCTGTCCGACGCCGACCGCGCGCTCGTGCTCGACGTGCTGCACCACGACGACTACGCCGTCTTCGCCGCCCGCGAGATCCGCGCCAGCATCGCCGCCGAGCCCGTCCTGGCCGACCGCCTGTCCATGTGGGCGCGCCGCCTCGTGGGCGAGGCGCTGTCGCAGGCGCAGCAGGTGGCCCAGGAGCGCACCCCGCTGGCCTCGCTGCTGCTCGACGGGGACGACGGCGAGGCTGTGGAGAGCCTGTTCGGGCGCCTGACGAGCGCTCATACGACCCGGATGACGGCGGTCGGCCTCAACAACTGA